In the genome of Deinococcus sp. YIM 77859, one region contains:
- a CDS encoding NAD(P)/FAD-dependent oxidoreductase, with translation MTSHHQIAIIGTGFAGLGMAATLLQQGITEFVMFERAGEVGGTWRDNTYPGCACDVKSDLYSFSFAPNPDWSHRYARQPEILAYLRCVADEFGLRPHIRFGHEVEEARWDNAEALWRIRTSGGTSTARILISGHGPLLQPRWPQLPGLETFAGPRFHSARWDHGVDLSGKRVGVIGTGASAIQFIPEVQKVAARLTVFQRSAPWIMPRMDAPTSPRRRALYRRYPVLQRLSRQWIFGVAEARFLTFSNERFRRLAEELGRQHLAAQVPDPALRARLTPDYRLGCKRVLVSDDFYPAMTQPNVDLVTARITAVRGSSVVTDDGQEHELDVLIAGTGFDATHPAIFRVLHGRDGRSLAECWQPMQALHGTTVAGFPNLFLIVGPNTGLGHNSMVYIMEAQIGYIMQALSYLERGHLLALEPHPEAQAAYNAALQKKLREAVWSQGGCTSWYLDENGHNGTLWPERAVNFRRTLRRFDPALYHARLSPRPLPALRVCFKRVCGVSRSRV, from the coding sequence ATGACCAGCCATCACCAGATCGCCATCATCGGCACGGGCTTCGCGGGCCTGGGCATGGCCGCCACCCTACTCCAGCAGGGCATCACCGAGTTTGTGATGTTCGAGCGGGCGGGGGAGGTTGGCGGCACCTGGCGCGACAACACCTATCCGGGCTGCGCCTGTGACGTGAAGAGTGACCTCTACTCCTTCTCCTTTGCGCCCAATCCCGACTGGAGCCACCGCTACGCCCGCCAACCCGAAATTCTCGCTTACCTCCGCTGTGTGGCGGACGAATTCGGCCTTCGTCCCCATATCCGCTTCGGTCACGAGGTCGAGGAAGCCCGCTGGGACAATGCAGAAGCCCTGTGGCGCATCCGTACAAGCGGGGGCACGTCCACGGCCCGCATCCTGATCTCCGGACACGGCCCGCTGCTCCAGCCGCGCTGGCCGCAGCTCCCCGGTCTGGAGACATTCGCGGGCCCGCGCTTCCACTCTGCGCGCTGGGACCACGGCGTGGACCTGAGCGGCAAGCGCGTGGGCGTGATCGGCACCGGAGCCTCGGCCATCCAGTTCATTCCCGAGGTGCAGAAGGTGGCTGCTCGACTCACCGTCTTTCAGCGTTCGGCCCCCTGGATCATGCCCCGGATGGACGCGCCCACCAGCCCGCGGCGCCGCGCCCTGTACCGCCGATATCCGGTGTTGCAACGCCTCTCCCGGCAGTGGATTTTCGGGGTGGCCGAGGCCCGTTTTCTCACCTTCTCCAACGAGCGCTTCCGCCGCCTGGCCGAGGAGCTGGGGCGCCAGCACCTGGCAGCGCAGGTGCCTGACCCCGCTCTGCGCGCGAGGCTCACGCCGGATTACCGCCTGGGCTGCAAGCGCGTCCTCGTCTCCGACGACTTTTACCCAGCGATGACCCAGCCCAACGTGGACCTGGTGACTGCGCGCATCACCGCGGTGCGCGGTTCCTCCGTGGTGACGGACGACGGGCAGGAGCACGAACTGGACGTGCTGATCGCCGGTACCGGCTTCGACGCCACGCACCCGGCCATCTTCCGCGTGCTGCACGGGCGGGACGGGCGCTCCCTCGCCGAGTGCTGGCAGCCCATGCAGGCGCTGCACGGCACCACTGTGGCGGGGTTTCCCAACCTGTTTCTGATCGTGGGGCCCAACACCGGGCTGGGCCACAACAGCATGGTCTACATCATGGAAGCGCAGATCGGGTACATCATGCAGGCGCTCTCGTATCTGGAACGCGGTCACCTGCTGGCCCTGGAGCCCCACCCGGAAGCGCAGGCGGCCTACAACGCGGCCTTGCAGAAAAAGCTGCGCGAGGCGGTCTGGAGCCAGGGCGGCTGCACGAGCTGGTACCTCGACGAGAACGGTCACAATGGGACCCTCTGGCCGGAGCGGGCCGTGAACTTCCGGCGGACCCTGCGCCGCTTTGACCCCGCGCTCTACCACGCCCGCCTGAGCCCCCGGCCCCTCCCGGCCCTGAGGGTCTGTTTCAAAAGGGTATGCGGGGTAAGTAGGTCGCGGGTGTAG